The Ancylobacter sp. SL191 nucleotide sequence ATCTTCACCACCTCATATCCGCCTCACCGCGTCATCCCCGGGCTTGACCCGGGGCTCCACGTCTTTGGCTGGGTTGGTGGCGGGACATGGCTGGCTTGCGGCGTCCTACCGCCCCAGCAGTCCATCGAAGATCGGCAGGCTGGCGAGGGCCGCCAGACCGATGATCCCGTAGGCGACGCGGCGGAAATGGTCGTCACTGGCGCCCCGGAAGGCGCGGTTGCCGGTGAACAGCCCCACGGCATAAGCCGGTCCTAGGATCAGCGACAGCAGCCCGACCTCGTGCGTGATCATGCCGCTCACCGCATAGGCGGTGCCAGAGGAGAGCGTCGCCAGCGCGAAGAAGCCGAAAAGGTTCGCCCGCACCACGGACGACGGCTGGCCGCTGCCGAGCCAATAGGCCACCACCGGCGGGCCGGACATCTGCGCGGCACCGCCGAGCACCCCCGCCAGCAGGCCGACGCCAAAGGTGGTGGGCAGGCCGTGGCCGCCGCTGTGCCGCCAGCCGGAGACCAGCAGCGCCAGCATCGCCAGCGATAGGGCGGCGAAGAACCAGCGCAGCACCAGCGGGTCGATCCAGCCGAGAATGGCGACGCCCAGCGGCACCGTTAGCACCGCGCCGGCCGCCAGCGGGGCGACCTGCCGCCACATGCAGGCGCGGAAGGCCTGAATGAGAAAGGGCAAGGTGAGCGCGGTGTCGATCACCAGCAGCGTCGGCGCGGCGATGCGCGGCCCGTAGACGGCGCTGACCAGCGGCACGAAGATCAGCGCGCCACCAAAGCCGGAGAAGCCGCGGGTGACGCCGGCAATGAGAGCGGTGAGGACGGCCCAGACGAGGACCACGTCGAACGTCATGGGAAAGGCACCGCGAGCGCCGGATGGCGCGACCCGCTGAGACCTATAAGCCGCTCCCATGCGGGTCAATGCCGCCGGGCGGCCGCGATCCATGAGTTTTCACGAAGCTGCGGATCGACAAAACTGATTTGCGCCCGCCCGCCGCGCGCCCCACATTCGGCCCCGACACGCCGCCGCGCGGCACCCCTCAGAGCGTCGCCCCGCGCGGGCGGCCCGGAACGTCATCATGACCAAGCCTGTCGCGTCCGCCGCCCCCGTTCGAGCGGCCGACACCGATTTTCGTGACCGCCTGCTGGGCTATGGCGGCGCGCTGCTCGCCATCACCATCTGGGGCGGCTGGATCGTCTCCACCCGCCATGCGGTGCATGGCCATCTGCCGCCGGCGACCGTCGGCTGGCTGCGCTTTGTCGTGGCGGCGGTGGTGCTGGCTCCCGCCTGGCTACGGGTCGGCCTTTGGCCGAAGCGCAACGCGCTGCCCTTCATGATGTGCTTCCTCGGCGCGGGCGGCATTTTCTTCTTGGTCGTCGCCAATGCCATGCGCTTCGTGCCCGCCGCCGATGTCGGCCCACTCCTGCCCGGCACCATGCCGCTCATCGTGGCGGCGATTTCGGTGCTGGTGCTGCATGAAAGGCTGAGCACGGCGCGGCTGATCGGTTTCATCTGCATCGCGCTCGGCGTCGTGACCCTCGGCGGGCGCGGGCTGCTCTACCCGGAGGATGGCGCCTGGCGCGGCCATCTCCTGCTGCTCACCGGCGCCGGCATGTGGGCCTGCTACACGCTGGCCTTCCGCCATACCGGCATGAAGGTCACGGAGACGGTGGGCCTTGTCGGCCTCTGGTCGACGGTGATCCTCACCCCCGTCGGCCTGCCGGGTGTGATCGACGCGGTGCAGGCGGGCTATGGGCGGGAGGTGCTGATCCAGCTCGTCATGCAGGGCTTCCTCGCCGGCGTCGTTGCGCTGATCGGTTTCGGTACGGCAATCGAGAAGCTCGGCTCCTCGCGCGCGGCGGCCTTCACCGGGCTGGTGCCGGCGCTCGCCGCGCTGATCGCCATTCCCGTGCTGGGCGAACATCCCGATATGGCGGCGATCATCGGCGTCATCGCCACGGGCGTCGGCGTCGCGCTGGCGAGCGGGGCCTTCGCCTTGCGCCGCCGGGCCGCGCGTTAACCGGCGGTTCACCATGCCGGCCAGCGGCGGCCTCGCGTGGGGCTCACGGCCGGTCTCGGCACTAGGCGTTCGTCCTTTGTTCGACTACGCCTAGGGCATGGCGCCCGCTCCGATTCGCATTCTCGGCCTTGATCCCGGCCTTCGCCGCACTGGCTGGGGGGTGATCGAGGCTGTCGGCACGCGCCTTGTCTTCATTGCCTGCGGCACGGTGATGCCGCCGGAGGAGGGGGAGCTGGCGAACCGCCTCGCCTATCTCCACACCGAGCTCGCGAGCGTGCTGCGCGCCTTTACGCCGGACGAGGCGGCGGTGGAGGAAACCTTCGTCAACATGAACCCGGCCTCGACGCTCAAGCTCGGCCAGGCGCGCGGCGTGGTCATGGTCACGCCGGCCCTCGCGGGCGTCCCGGTCGCCGAATATGCCGCGCTCTTGGTGAAGAAGACCGTGGTCGGCGCGGGCCGTGCCGACAAGGCGCAGATCCGCATGATGATGAAGGTGCTGTTGCCGCAGGCCGATTTCGAGACCGACGACGCGGCGGATGCGCTTGCGGTTGCCGTCACCCACGCCCAGCATAGGGGCATGGCGGCGCTGAAGGCCCGTACCGCCGCGCAGCTCGGCGCCCGGGTCGTGGCGCGATGAAGGACGTTACCCCGTGATCGGCAAACTTAAGGGCATCGTCGATTCCTATGGCGAGGACCATGTGATCCTCGACGTGCAGGGCGTCGGCTATCTCGTCCATTGCTCGGGCCGCACCCAGCAGGCGCTGCCCGCGCCGGGCGAGGCCGCGACCCTGTTCATCGAGACCTTCGTGCGCGAGGACATGATCCGCCTCTACGGTTTCGTCTCGCCGGCGGAGAAGGCGTGGTTCCTGCTTTTGCAGAATGTGCAGGGCGTCGGCGCCAAGGTGGCGCTCAACGTGCTCTCGACGCTCTCGCCCTCCGAGCTCGCCAATGCGGTGGCGGTGGGCGACAAAGCCATGGTGTCCCGCGCCAATGGCGTCGGCCCCAAGGTCGCCGCCCGTATCGTCGCCGAGTTGAAGGACAAGGCGCCGGGCTTCTCGACCGTCGATCCGATCGTCGCGGGACTCGCCGCGCAGCTTGAGGACCGCAATGCGCCCGCGCCGGTGGCCGATGCGGTCTCGGCGCTGGTCAATCTCGGCTACGCCCAGCTTCAGGCCAGCGTGGCGGTGGCGGCGGCGCTGCGCGAGGCGGGGGAAGGGGCCGATACGGCGCGGCTCATCCGCCTCGGCCTCAAGGAGCTCGCCCGATGATGCTGCGCTTCTCCCGCGCCGGGGCCGGGCGCAAGGCGAGCGCGCCGCCCTGGACCTGGCAGGCGCGCATTCCCGCGCTGATCTTCGCCTATGGCGGGGCGACGCTGGCGGTGCTTTTGGGTGAGCGGCTGCTGCACAGCGCCATGTCGGCCAATTACGCCGCCATCGCCGTGGTGCCCGGTGAGATCGCGGCCGGCATACTGGCCTTTGCGCTCGCCTTCCGCCCGCGCGCCTTCCTTTTCGTGCTCGGGACGGTGACGCTGGTCGCCCTGCTGCCGCTCGGCGTCATCGTGCTCTCGATGGATTTCGGCGAGTACCGCGCCATCGTCGAACAACGCGCGCTGATCCTCGCGGGCGTCATGGCGCTGGCCAATCTCATCGTCACCAGCCTGCTGATCGCCGGTGGCGTGTTTCCCGCGCGCGACGGAGAGGCGGCATGACCACCAAGCGCCTCATCACCCCCGACAAGCGTGAGGAAGACCTCACCGAGGCGTCGCTGCGCCCGCAGAATCTGGCTGAATTCGTCGGCCAGGAACAGGCCCGCGCCAATCTCGATGTGTTCATCCGCGCCGCCAAGGCGCGCGGCGAAGCGCTGGACCATGTGCTGTTCGTCGGCCCGCCCGGCCTCGGCAAGACTACGCTGGCGCAGATCGTGGCGCGCGAGCTCGGCGTCGGCTTCCGCTCGACCTCCGGCCCGGTCATCGCCAAGGCGGGCGACCTTGCCGCGCTGCTGACCAATCTCGAAGAACGCGACGTGCTGTTCATCGACGAAATCCACCGGCTCAACCCGGCGGTGGAGGAAATTCTCTACCCGGCGATGGAGGATTACGAGCTCGACCTCATCATCGGCGAGGGCCCGGCGGCGCGCTCTGTGAAGATCCAGCTGTCGAAATTCACCCTGGTCGGCGCCACCACGCGCTCGGGCCTGCTCACCACGCCGCTGCGCGACCGTTTCGGCATTCCGATCCGGCTGAATTTCTACACGGTGGATGAGCTGGAACTGGTGGTGACGCGCGGCGCGCGGGTGCTGGGCATCCCGATCTCCAAGGACGGCGCGCGCGAGATCGCCCGCCGCGCCCGCGGCACGCCGCGCATCGCCGGGCGCCTCTTGCGCCGGGTGCGCGATTTCACGCTGGTCGCCGGCAAGGAGATCATCGACCGCGAGGCGGCCGACCGGGCGCTCGGCGCGCTGGAGGTGGACGGCGTCGGGCTCGACCAGATGGATCGGCGCTATCTCTCGGTGATCGCGCTCAATTATGCCGGCGGGCCGGTGGGTGTCGAAACCATCGCCGCCGCGCTCTCCGAGCCGCGTGATGCGATCGAGGAGATCATCGAGCCCTATCTGGTGCAGCAGGGTTTCATCCAGCGCACCCCGCGCGGGCGCGTGCTCACCGCGCACGCCTTCCGCCATCTCGGCCTGCAGGTGCCGACGGCGGCCAATCAGATCCCGCTGTTCGACGAGGGCGAGTAGCCTTGTCGAGCCCTCGCCCCCATGGGGCAGGGGGAAAGACGGCTCGACGCGCCCCGGCGCGTGATGTAAGCCCCTTTCACATGAGCGGGTCCACGACATGAGCTGGTCCAAGAACGGCGAGACCCGTGGCTATCATCACGGCAACCTGCGGGAAGCCCTGATCAAGGCCGCGCTGGATCTCATCGCCGAGAAGGGCATTGCCGGCGCCACCTTCGCCGAGGCGGCGCGTCGCGCGGGCGTGTCGCCGGCCGCGCCCTACCGGCATTTCCGCGACCGCGACGAATTGCTGGCCGCCGTCGCCGCCGCCGGCTTTGAGCGTTTCGCCGGGGCGCTGGAGGCGGGCTGGAATGGCGGCACGCCGACGCCGCAGGAGGCCTATGAGCGGATGGGCCGGGCCTATCTCGCCTTTGCCCGCGAAAACCCGTCCGATTACGTCGCCATGTTTGAATCGGGGCTGCCGGCCGACGCCCATCCCGCCCTGGCGCAGGCGAGCCAGCGCGCCTTCGGCGTGCTGCGCGAGGCGGCGGATGTGCTGGTGGCCTCCATGCCGGCTCCCGGCCGCCCGCCGGCGCTGATGGTGGCGCTGCATACCTGGGCGCTGGCGCATGGCGTCGCCTCGCTGTTCGGCCGGCCGGATGCCAGCCGCCGCAAGCTGCCCATGTCGCCCGAAGATCTGCTGGAAGCCGGCTTCCTCGTCTATCTCAAGGGCGTCGGCGCGCCGGGCGCGTGACCATCTCCTGATAGCGGATGCGTGATCGGGCGGGGCGATCCTTGACAAGCGCCATTCTCGCTCCTACCTATGTAAATGTGATTAACATTAACCCAGGAACGGACGCCATGGAGCTCGCATACAAGCTCGACAGTTACGGCAAGCCGGCCTGGATCGCGCTCACGGTCCTAGGCTTCATGGCCTGGTGGCCGCTGGGTTTGGCGATCCTGGCCTTCACCATAGGGAGTGGACGGATGTTTTGTGGCAGCAGGCGCGGCTTCGGCCGCTGGAACGGCGAGGGCATGGAGGCCTTCCGCAACGCCTTCGGCGGTCGTCGCGGCTTCTCCTCCTCGGGCAACAGCGCCTTCGACGAGTATCGCGAGGACACGCTGCGCCGCCTCGAGGAGGAGCAGAAGGAGTTCAAGGGCTTCCTTGATCGCTTGCGCCAGGCCAAGGACAAGGCGGAGTTCGATCAGTTCATGGCCGACCGCCGCAACCGTCCCGCCCCGACGCCGCCCACGGACGGCGCCAACTGATCTCACGGCGGCGGGCTTCCGACGCCCCCCGGCGAAACCCGCTGACGTGATGGACCGCGCCCTTTGTTCACAAGGGGCGCGGTCTCGTTTATGAGGGCGCCATGAACCAGCGACCCGACCCCTTCTCCCCCGACGTCCTCAAGGCCGACCCCTTCCTGCACCTTGCCGGGCGGCTGGTGCCGGGCGGCCATGTGCTGCCCGTGCGGGTGTATTACGAGGACACGGATTTTTCCGGCATCGTCTATCACGCCAACTACCTGAAGTTCATGGAGCGGGCGCGCTCGGACCATCTGCGCCTCATCGGCGTGGTGCAGGGCGCGCTGTTCGGCGCCGCGCTGGAAGAAGCGCCGGGCTTCGCCTTCGTCGTGCGCTCCATGGAGCTGCAATTCGTCCGCCCCGCGCGCATCGACGACGTGCTGGAGATCCACACCAGCCCGATCGAGGTGGCCGGCGCCTCCATCACCCTTCAGCAAAAGGTGATGCGCGGCACCGAGCTGCTGGTCGAGGGCAAGGTGAAGGTCGCCTTCGTGGCGCAGGGGCGCGCCCGCCGCATCCCGGATGCGCTGCGGGCCGCCATGAAGGCCGCGCTGGGCGAAGCCCCGGAAGCCTGATCACGCCTGATTCTGCGCCCTCGGGGGGCGCCCGGTGTCACTTTCGGGTCACGCGGCTGTTGCGATGCGGCAACGCTAACCGGGCATTAACCTTAATGCGCTGATGTAACCGACGGCTGCGGGAGCGGTCCGACGTTGGTCGCCCAAGTTTGGACAGACTCGCTCGCTTCATGGCGCACGGGTCCCTTCACAGCCATTGACGGCATTCGCTGCTGCCCGGCAGCCGATGCGGGCGGCATCGCGACTTTTACGATTGAGGCAGGATTGGCCTGATGACGCTGAAGAAGCTTTTGGTTGCGGTGATGCTGTTCATGGCGGCATCGGCGTCATTCGCCTATGGCCAGGCGCAGACGGCCCCGGTCAACGCCGCCCCCACCGCGCAGGTGCAGGGGCAGGCGGCCCCCGTGCTGCCCGGCACCGCCGTGGCGCCCGACGGCGCCGGCCTTGGTCAGGATCTCTCGCTGATCGGCCTGTTCATGCAGGCCGGTATCGTGGTGAAGATCATCATGGTCGGGCTGGTCATCGCCTCGGTCTGGGTCTGGGCGATCATCATCGACAAGACCATCCTGTTCCAGCGCATGAAGAGCCAGATGGACCGCTTCGAGGCGACTTTCTGGTCCGGCCAGAGCCTCGAAGAGCTGTACCGCTCGCTATCCTCGCGCCCGAACCACGCCATGGCGGCGATCTTCGTGGCGGCGATGCGCGAATGGAAGCGCTCCTATGAGGGCGGCGCGCGCTCCTTTACCGGGCTTACCCAGCGGCTCGACAAGGTGATGGACGTGACCATCGCCCGCGAGGTGGAGCGTCTCGAGAACCGGCTGCTCTGGCTGGCCACCGTCGGCTCGGCCGGCCCCTTTGTCGGCCTGCTCGGCACGGTCATCGGCATCATGACCAGCTTCCAGTCGATCGCGGCCTCGAAGAACACCAGCCTCGCGGTTGTGGCGCCCGGTATCGCGGAAGCCCTTCTTGCGACAGCAATCGGCCTCTTCGCCGCCATTCCCGCGACGATTTTCTATAACAAGTTCGTCGCGCAGGTGAACCGGCAGGCCCTGCGGCTTGAGGGCTTCGCGGACGAGTTCTCCGCCATCCTGTCACGCCAGATCGACGAGCGGGGCTGACGCGCATGGGCATGTCCTCGGGAGGCAGCGGCGGCTGGACCTCGCGGCGTTCGCGCCGCCGGGGCGGCGGAGCCGTCATGTCCGAGATCAACGTCACCCCCATGGTCGACGTGATGCTCGTGCTGCTCATCATCTTCATGGTCGCCGCGCCCATGCTGACCGTCGGCGTGCCACTGGACCTGCCGCAGACGCAGGCCCAGGCGGTGTCGCAGGACCATCAGCCGCTGGTGATCTCCATCAACAGCAAGGGTCAGGTGTTCCTGCAGGAGACCGAGATCCAGGTGAGCGAACTCGTGCCCAAGCTCATGGCCATCGCCAAGGCCGGCTATGACGAGCGCATCTTCGTGCGCGGCGACAAGTCGGTCGATTATGGCGCGGTGATGCAGGTCATGGGCCGGCTCTCCGGCGCCGGCTTCAAGCGCGTCGCCCTCGTCTCCGAAGTCGAGCAGGGGGGCTGATCGGTCATGCGCGCGGGCCTCGTCTCCTCGGCGGCACTTCACGTCGGCATCATCGGCTTCATGCTGGTTTCCTTCTCGTCCGCCCGTCCGCTGGACGCGATGCAGGAATCCATGCCGATCGACATCGTCTCCGATGCCGAGCTGAGCCAGATGATGGCCGGCAAGAAGGACGCGCCGAAGGCCGAGAAGCCCAAGCCCGTGGTCGAGAAGGTGGCACCCACGCCCAAGCCCGCCGAGCAGCTCGACGCCAAGGTTGACGACAAGAAGCCCGAGGTGAAGGCCGCCAACGAGCCGGTCGCGCCGCCGCCGCCCCCGCCGGCGGAAGCCAAGCCTGAGCCCAAGCCCCCGGCCGCCGCGCAGGCGACGCCCCAGCCCGCCCCGCCCAAGGACGCGGAATCGCTGGCCGCCAAGCCGCCGGAAGCGCCGAAGGACGAGCCCAAGCCTGACCAGCAGGCGCAGGCCAAGCCCGCCCCGGCGCCGCCGAAGAAGCCGAAGGACATTCCCCCGAAGGTGGTGCAGCAGCCGCCGAAGGATCAGCAGGAATTCAAGCCGAACGAGATCGCCGCGCTGCTCGACAAGCGCACGGCCACCCGCCAGGCCTCGATCGGCGACACGATCAACAACACCGCCGCGCTCGGCGCTTCGGTCGGCACGGCGGCGACGCTGTCGCAGACCGAGATCGACGCCCTGCGTGCGCGGCTGATGCAGCTGTGGAACCCGCCGGCCGGCGCGGCCAACCCGGAGGAGCTGATCGTGACGATCCGCATCCGGCTCAATCAGGACGGCACGCTGTCCGGCCCGCCCATGGTGGTCACCTCCGGTTCCAGCCCGTTCTTCATGACCGCGCGTGACAGCGCCATCCGCGCCATTTTCCGCGGTCAGCCGTTCAACATGCTCAATCCGGCCAAGTACGAGGCGTGGAAGGATATCGAAGTCACCTTCGATCCACGCGAGATGGTGCGGGGCTGAATCGCGACCATGCCCTTTGATTCGTCGAGATATTCATCATGACCCAGATTATCCGCCCGGGTTTTGCGGGCCCCACCATTGGCCGGCGCGGCCTGATTACGGGCGCCGGCGCGCTCGCGGGCGTTGGTCTTCTGTCGCGGCCGGCGGAAGCCGTGCTGAAGCTCGACGTGACGCAGGGCACCGTGCAGCCGCTGCCCATCGCCATTACCGATTTCGTCGGCGGCGGTAGCCCGCAGGATGTCGAAGCCGGCAAGGGCGTCACCCAGATCATCTCGGCCGATCTGCGCCGCTCCGGCCTGTTCGCCCCGCTCGACCCGGCCGCCTTTGTCGAGAAGATCACCAACCCGGACGCCTCGCCGCGCTTCCAGGACTGGCGCGTCATCAACGCCCAGGCGCTGGTCACCGGCCGCATGACCCGCCAGCCCGACGGGCGGGTGAAGGCCGAGTTCCGCCTGTGGGACGTGTTCGCCGGCCAGCAGCTGATTGGTCAGCAATATTTCACCCAGCCGGAAAACTGGCGCCGCGTCGCCCACATCATCGCCGACGCGATCTATGAGCGCCTGACCGGCGAGAAGGGCTATTTCGACACGCGCATCGTCTTCGTCGACGAGAGCGGGCCGAAGGAAAAGCGCGTGAAGCGCCTCGCCATCATGGACCAGGACGGCGCCAACGTGACCTATCTCACGCGCGGCGACGATCTCGTGCTGACGCCGCGCTTCTCGCCGACCAGCCAGGAAATCACCTACATGAGCTATGGCCGCGGCGAGCCGCGGGTCTATCTGCTCAACATCGAGACCGGCCAGCGCGAGGTCGTCGGCAATTTCCC carries:
- a CDS encoding cell envelope biogenesis protein TolA; amino-acid sequence: MRAGLVSSAALHVGIIGFMLVSFSSARPLDAMQESMPIDIVSDAELSQMMAGKKDAPKAEKPKPVVEKVAPTPKPAEQLDAKVDDKKPEVKAANEPVAPPPPPPAEAKPEPKPPAAAQATPQPAPPKDAESLAAKPPEAPKDEPKPDQQAQAKPAPAPPKKPKDIPPKVVQQPPKDQQEFKPNEIAALLDKRTATRQASIGDTINNTAALGASVGTAATLSQTEIDALRARLMQLWNPPAGAANPEELIVTIRIRLNQDGTLSGPPMVVTSGSSPFFMTARDSAIRAIFRGQPFNMLNPAKYEAWKDIEVTFDPREMVRG
- the ruvC gene encoding crossover junction endodeoxyribonuclease RuvC — protein: MAPAPIRILGLDPGLRRTGWGVIEAVGTRLVFIACGTVMPPEEGELANRLAYLHTELASVLRAFTPDEAAVEETFVNMNPASTLKLGQARGVVMVTPALAGVPVAEYAALLVKKTVVGAGRADKAQIRMMMKVLLPQADFETDDAADALAVAVTHAQHRGMAALKARTAAQLGARVVAR
- the ruvB gene encoding Holliday junction branch migration DNA helicase RuvB, which encodes MTTKRLITPDKREEDLTEASLRPQNLAEFVGQEQARANLDVFIRAAKARGEALDHVLFVGPPGLGKTTLAQIVARELGVGFRSTSGPVIAKAGDLAALLTNLEERDVLFIDEIHRLNPAVEEILYPAMEDYELDLIIGEGPAARSVKIQLSKFTLVGATTRSGLLTTPLRDRFGIPIRLNFYTVDELELVVTRGARVLGIPISKDGAREIARRARGTPRIAGRLLRRVRDFTLVAGKEIIDREAADRALGALEVDGVGLDQMDRRYLSVIALNYAGGPVGVETIAAALSEPRDAIEEIIEPYLVQQGFIQRTPRGRVLTAHAFRHLGLQVPTAANQIPLFDEGE
- the tolB gene encoding Tol-Pal system beta propeller repeat protein TolB codes for the protein MTQIIRPGFAGPTIGRRGLITGAGALAGVGLLSRPAEAVLKLDVTQGTVQPLPIAITDFVGGGSPQDVEAGKGVTQIISADLRRSGLFAPLDPAAFVEKITNPDASPRFQDWRVINAQALVTGRMTRQPDGRVKAEFRLWDVFAGQQLIGQQYFTQPENWRRVAHIIADAIYERLTGEKGYFDTRIVFVDESGPKEKRVKRLAIMDQDGANVTYLTRGDDLVLTPRFSPTSQEITYMSYGRGEPRVYLLNIETGQREVVGNFPNMSFSPRFAPDGQRVILSLQQGANSNIFVMDLRSKATTRLTDTPAIDTAPCYSPDGTQICFESDRGGGSQIYVMNPDGSNQRRISFGDGRYSTPVWSPRGDVIAFTKQAGGRFAIGLMRPDGQGERILTEGYHNEGPTFAPNGRVIMFFRDPGGAAGPQLFTVDITGYNEQRIPTPSYASDPAWSPLRS
- the ybgC gene encoding tol-pal system-associated acyl-CoA thioesterase is translated as MNQRPDPFSPDVLKADPFLHLAGRLVPGGHVLPVRVYYEDTDFSGIVYHANYLKFMERARSDHLRLIGVVQGALFGAALEEAPGFAFVVRSMELQFVRPARIDDVLEIHTSPIEVAGASITLQQKVMRGTELLVEGKVKVAFVAQGRARRIPDALRAAMKAALGEAPEA
- a CDS encoding sulfite exporter TauE/SafE family protein — its product is MTFDVVLVWAVLTALIAGVTRGFSGFGGALIFVPLVSAVYGPRIAAPTLLVIDTALTLPFLIQAFRACMWRQVAPLAAGAVLTVPLGVAILGWIDPLVLRWFFAALSLAMLALLVSGWRHSGGHGLPTTFGVGLLAGVLGGAAQMSGPPVVAYWLGSGQPSSVVRANLFGFFALATLSSGTAYAVSGMITHEVGLLSLILGPAYAVGLFTGNRAFRGASDDHFRRVAYGIIGLAALASLPIFDGLLGR
- a CDS encoding DMT family transporter — its product is MTKPVASAAPVRAADTDFRDRLLGYGGALLAITIWGGWIVSTRHAVHGHLPPATVGWLRFVVAAVVLAPAWLRVGLWPKRNALPFMMCFLGAGGIFFLVVANAMRFVPAADVGPLLPGTMPLIVAAISVLVLHERLSTARLIGFICIALGVVTLGGRGLLYPEDGAWRGHLLLLTGAGMWACYTLAFRHTGMKVTETVGLVGLWSTVILTPVGLPGVIDAVQAGYGREVLIQLVMQGFLAGVVALIGFGTAIEKLGSSRAAAFTGLVPALAALIAIPVLGEHPDMAAIIGVIATGVGVALASGAFALRRRAAR
- the tolQ gene encoding protein TolQ, with amino-acid sequence MTLKKLLVAVMLFMAASASFAYGQAQTAPVNAAPTAQVQGQAAPVLPGTAVAPDGAGLGQDLSLIGLFMQAGIVVKIIMVGLVIASVWVWAIIIDKTILFQRMKSQMDRFEATFWSGQSLEELYRSLSSRPNHAMAAIFVAAMREWKRSYEGGARSFTGLTQRLDKVMDVTIAREVERLENRLLWLATVGSAGPFVGLLGTVIGIMTSFQSIAASKNTSLAVVAPGIAEALLATAIGLFAAIPATIFYNKFVAQVNRQALRLEGFADEFSAILSRQIDERG
- a CDS encoding DUF2852 domain-containing protein, with the protein product MELAYKLDSYGKPAWIALTVLGFMAWWPLGLAILAFTIGSGRMFCGSRRGFGRWNGEGMEAFRNAFGGRRGFSSSGNSAFDEYREDTLRRLEEEQKEFKGFLDRLRQAKDKAEFDQFMADRRNRPAPTPPTDGAN
- the tolR gene encoding protein TolR — translated: MGMSSGGSGGWTSRRSRRRGGGAVMSEINVTPMVDVMLVLLIIFMVAAPMLTVGVPLDLPQTQAQAVSQDHQPLVISINSKGQVFLQETEIQVSELVPKLMAIAKAGYDERIFVRGDKSVDYGAVMQVMGRLSGAGFKRVALVSEVEQGG
- a CDS encoding TetR/AcrR family transcriptional regulator, with amino-acid sequence MSWSKNGETRGYHHGNLREALIKAALDLIAEKGIAGATFAEAARRAGVSPAAPYRHFRDRDELLAAVAAAGFERFAGALEAGWNGGTPTPQEAYERMGRAYLAFARENPSDYVAMFESGLPADAHPALAQASQRAFGVLREAADVLVASMPAPGRPPALMVALHTWALAHGVASLFGRPDASRRKLPMSPEDLLEAGFLVYLKGVGAPGA
- the ruvA gene encoding Holliday junction branch migration protein RuvA produces the protein MIGKLKGIVDSYGEDHVILDVQGVGYLVHCSGRTQQALPAPGEAATLFIETFVREDMIRLYGFVSPAEKAWFLLLQNVQGVGAKVALNVLSTLSPSELANAVAVGDKAMVSRANGVGPKVAARIVAELKDKAPGFSTVDPIVAGLAAQLEDRNAPAPVADAVSALVNLGYAQLQASVAVAAALREAGEGADTARLIRLGLKELAR